In Desulfomonile tiedjei, the DNA window GATCAAGGAGTCCAATGCAGGTGGGCAACCGGGCCAAGTGCTGGCCAAGCTGGGCTACGCTGCCATCGTCCTGGAAGGCAAGCCCAAGGACGACAACCTTTACAAAGTGTTTATCAACAAGGACGGCGTGAAGATCGCTGCTGACAACAGCTTGAAGATGTTGGGCAATTACGACCTGGTAGCGAAGATGAAGGCTGAATACGGTGACAAGATCTGCTGCATGTCAATCGGGCCGGTAGGAGAAATGAAGATGTCCGCCGCTTCCATCGCTTGCACCGACATGGAATTGAGACCGACACGGCACGCTGGCCGCGGCGGCACCGGCGCGGTGATGGGCTCCAAGGGCGTGAAAGTGATCGTACTGGATGACAGCGAAATGAAGATGCGCACTCCAAAAGATCCCCAAAAATTCAATCAAGCGAACAAAAGCTGGGTCGAGGGCCTTAAGAAGCATCCTGTTACCGGCGAAGGCCTGCCGGCTTACGGCACGAACGTGCTGACAAACGTCCTTAACGAAGCCGGCGCGTACCCGACCAAGAACTTCATGTGGGGTCGGTTCGACGGCTGCTCTAAGATCAGCGGTGAGACGCAGGCGGCCATTGAAGTCGAACGCGGCGGAAGCGCTACTCACGGCTGCCACCGAGGGTGCGTAATTCAATGTTCGGGGATTTATATGAACAAGGATGGGCAATATCTTACCAAGCAGCCCGAATATGAGACGGTCTGGGCCCATGGCGGGAATTGCGGCATAGACGACCTGGACTCCATCGCCATGCTGGACAGGCTTGACGATGATTACGGGGTTGACACCATCGAGATGGGTGCGACCATTGGGGTGGCCATGGAAGCGGGCGTAGCGAAGTTCGGAGACGCACAAGCAGCGATCAACCTGGTCCACGAAGTAGGGAAGGGCACTTATCTTGGCCGCATCCTGGGCAACGGGGCCGCGGTGACGGGAAAGGCGTTTGGTGTGGAGCGAGTCCCTGTGGTGAAAAACCAGGCTATGCCGGCTTACGATCCTCGCGGAGTCCAGGGAATAGGGGTTACTTACGCGACGACTCCCATGGGCGCGGATCATACCGCGGGGTATGCGGTAGCGGCCAACATCATGAAAGTCGGCGGAGATGTTGCCCCGATGCAGCCGGAAGGGCAGATAGAGCTTTCAAGAAACCTCCAGATAGCCACAGCGGCCGTGGACTCCACCGGCATGTGTTTGTTCATAGCGTTTGCCGTCCTGGATCAGCCCGAAACATTCCAGTCGCTGCTTGATTTGCTCAACGCTTTCTACGGTCTGAACCTGACTGGGGACGGTGTCACCGACCTGGGGAAAACAGTCCTCAAGATGGAGAGGGACTTCAATGCCAAAGCGGGCTTCGGTCCAGCAGACGACCGCCTTCCGATGTACTTCCTGACAGAACAGTTGCCGCCTCATAACGTCACGTTCAAGGTGAAAGACGAGGACCTGGACAAAGTCTTCAATTGGTAGCTGAGAATTTCTTTCGAAACCGCGGGAGAAGCCTCATTAGGGGCTTCTCCCATTTCTCTCCCGCTACGGTGTATCCAGCGGTCACTTGGACGGACCGATGATCTCCCAGAAAGTGAGATCCGCGGCCCCGTCCAAAACCTCACGGCCTTTGCTCATAAAATCCTTCATGTGGGGCATCCGAACGTGCTCGTCCAGGTCCTTCTTGCTTCTCCAATTCTCGTAAAACATGAATAAGCCCTTGTTGCCGGTTGATTGGTGCAGGTCGTAGTTTATGCAGCCGGCCTCTTTCCTTGTGGGCTCAAGAAGAGCTAGCAGACCCTGCTTGACCGTTTCCTCCATCCCGGGCTTGGCCTTGATCAGGGCCAGAATCGTTACCTTGCTGTCATCCATGTGCATCTCCTTGTGTTAGTCTTTTCCCTCACAGGCAATTGAGCTATGATTATAGACTGCTTTTCTCGAATGACCAAAACCTGAAAAAAACAAGGAACCAGGATGAGCAAGAAGCACAACAAGGCCGAAGAGGCTTTCTTTATGACCGCTCTGAAGGAGGAAGCCCGAACGGTGCTATTCGATGTGGGATCAAGCGTGGAACCGGAGACACTTGTCAGCCGCATCCTCGAAGATCTTGAGGCACTGGCGCCCAAGGAAGGCGCGCAAGACGAGAGATCTGAGCAAGAAATCTGGCAACAGGTGCGGGAGCGGTTGCTGAAAGAAGCATATGCAACGCGGCCGTATTGCATCCGATGCGGAACTTGCTGCATGAAAGGAAGCCCCACACTGCTCCGGCAGGACGTGGCGTTGTTCACCAAGGATATCCTCAAACCTACGCACGTGATTACGATTCGGCACGGGGAGCCGGCTTACTCGAGTATCACGGAACAGGCTTCAGCCACGGATAGGGAATTGATCAAGATCCGAGAAAAGACTGAAACCAGAGAGTGCATCTTCTATGGGAAAGCCGACAAGAGCTGCCAGATATACGAATCCAGACCGTCACAGTGCCGCAGTCAGGAATGCTGGAACCCCGAGGCATCGGTGGAGGCCGCAGAAGGCGCTCCATTAACGAGAAAGGACCTGCTTGAGGCCGCCGGCCCTCTATGGGAAGTTATCCTGCGACATGAAGAACGCTGCTCGCACAATGAGCTGAGCCGCTCCATGGCGCGTCTGTCAGCCACAAGAGGCCAGTGTGTAGAAGAAGTCCTGGAAATTCTGAGATTCGACCATCATGCACGGGAGTTCATTGCAGAGAAGCTAAACCTGGACCCCGCGAGCCTGGATTTTTTCTTCGGCCGGCCGCTGAAGGAGTCCCTGGGATTATACGGGCTGAGGTTGCAGGAACAGGGTGATGGCTCCTATTTGCTGACTCCTCTCCAAGAGTAGACATGTGGGGCAGGCTTTCCAGCCTGCCGTTATCCTCTGAGCCAGGGTCTCTTGCAAAGCGGCAGGCTGGAAAGCCTGCCCCACGAAAGCAGTTCGTAGCCATTTGTTAATACTGGGCGCTGGTCAAGAGTCCGTCCGACACGTGGACAGGAAAGGCTTCATAGGTACCTTCTCAAAAGCTCCTTACCCTTGCAACCGGTTTCACTCTTTGTATCGCAGCGACCGTGGTCCCAGCCTCGTGGGTGAGAACGGGTTGAAATCGTATCCGCGATATATGTGGATTTCCCGGATCGGCTCGCCGTGGTACATCACCTTGTAAGATGGGAGAGCTTCCACTTGCTTGAAGTTGCCGTAAATCGTGGCGAGGGCCGAGGATGAAGGCGCCAGCGGCCGCGCTGATACAAACAGAACGTTGCGTCCCTTGAGGTTGTCGAAAGAAGGTTCCCAGACGTCAAATTGGGTGGGACGCCTCCAGGGCGCCAGGTATCTGACATCCGGATTGCCGGGAGTATTGAACTCCAAGAGTGCGCAGAGCTGATAGCTGTCCGCTGCAATAACGTCCGAGGCCTCTCTGAGACCGCCCACGTGCTCGCCAAGCCCGTCCCAGCCTCTGGTTTCCCAGATAATTCTGTCATCCTTGCTGAACCTTTTTTCCAGCCCCGCGGGCAAGAGGCCGACC includes these proteins:
- a CDS encoding YkgJ family cysteine cluster protein; this translates as MSKKHNKAEEAFFMTALKEEARTVLFDVGSSVEPETLVSRILEDLEALAPKEGAQDERSEQEIWQQVRERLLKEAYATRPYCIRCGTCCMKGSPTLLRQDVALFTKDILKPTHVITIRHGEPAYSSITEQASATDRELIKIREKTETRECIFYGKADKSCQIYESRPSQCRSQECWNPEASVEAAEGAPLTRKDLLEAAGPLWEVILRHEERCSHNELSRSMARLSATRGQCVEEVLEILRFDHHAREFIAEKLNLDPASLDFFFGRPLKESLGLYGLRLQEQGDGSYLLTPLQE
- a CDS encoding aldehyde ferredoxin oxidoreductase, giving the protein MDKILRIDMGAQGGPKVTEGPLGEYAGLGGRAMTSGIVSKEVPPLCHPLGAENKLVIAPGLLTGTTAANSGRISIGCKSPLTGGIKESNAGGQPGQVLAKLGYAAIVLEGKPKDDNLYKVFINKDGVKIAADNSLKMLGNYDLVAKMKAEYGDKICCMSIGPVGEMKMSAASIACTDMELRPTRHAGRGGTGAVMGSKGVKVIVLDDSEMKMRTPKDPQKFNQANKSWVEGLKKHPVTGEGLPAYGTNVLTNVLNEAGAYPTKNFMWGRFDGCSKISGETQAAIEVERGGSATHGCHRGCVIQCSGIYMNKDGQYLTKQPEYETVWAHGGNCGIDDLDSIAMLDRLDDDYGVDTIEMGATIGVAMEAGVAKFGDAQAAINLVHEVGKGTYLGRILGNGAAVTGKAFGVERVPVVKNQAMPAYDPRGVQGIGVTYATTPMGADHTAGYAVAANIMKVGGDVAPMQPEGQIELSRNLQIATAAVDSTGMCLFIAFAVLDQPETFQSLLDLLNAFYGLNLTGDGVTDLGKTVLKMERDFNAKAGFGPADDRLPMYFLTEQLPPHNVTFKVKDEDLDKVFNW
- a CDS encoding antibiotic biosynthesis monooxygenase, with product MDDSKVTILALIKAKPGMEETVKQGLLALLEPTRKEAGCINYDLHQSTGNKGLFMFYENWRSKKDLDEHVRMPHMKDFMSKGREVLDGAADLTFWEIIGPSK